Proteins encoded within one genomic window of Trichoderma asperellum chromosome 2, complete sequence:
- a CDS encoding uncharacterized protein (EggNog:ENOG41): MVTFALPGEYDAADAGSSTPMSRPPLPFAKRTYVATPYAHKRLGTPHTAPSRKLLIKRDEVSSGSLNRNGVSSRSNLFKASVAEDLPTSSFSPSIPQSTMKKVFAPGVTPEPSRVYRESTARPTPRGLAAHSSDKELFNMRISSPPPELTGEVLANKVPKDWNSKGSIYADQFLAHLCPPDLDDEQRRQFFCILDLRRLKYAANEIFSKKTWKLNIMNFAKEFEKSRSIILLRYGLYEFQSVKPSKEVLKRWRREHGLPDPEEEEEEEEASGTPSKPTSIKKRKADDDLSKETADATENVATASKRRVTVTDEVDEPTAVTPAPNKNKRKTVTNEGSPAKLQKATPSTAKSLFEKIASKPAATPASPLASPAGSLAAASPVPSPTPFKSVDKNAANGKLSRSVFNNSLKPPVNGSGNIFGYLSDASSAKNSGIEADAESESESDVEDDEDNEDSQEGAQSDEPSGAASGAGDVSSQAGSNLFGTKPSTGFGTGVSSAAGTRDSTPGRSLFDRITKDQDGQPVRADESADEIAIKKPASSINQTWNPTTQPLKFAPTSSATQNGSLFGKATSTSTSIFAPKSTAPSNIFGVSKQDQSSKANTPLSEADLAGGESDKENDSQPTKKVFSEPKVSAVPTTGASLFGLKPAVAEPVKVSEPAKPAATATTNLFGAIGNSEATSKLFGDVKTSMPSASTAALFAPKKEAEKPKGNGLFGSSDASNANPLTGASAALFGIKPAAPAAAPPSAPLSAPSPTPTTNLFGTAPAAPPATTTPVTSTNLFGAAAPAPTSTSTSLFGASTPAFTSEPAKPKPVLSSSTNLFGAAAPAAAPTSLFGAPSAVPAKKDPSPPVGGQPTAAAPLFSFGSAAGAGPKPTETSQQAAKSLFGAAPKSPPASFSTTNLFGGSPMKQDDASPAKKQFTGLGTDTSAPPPVFNFGAAGASSNSSSNLFGTSMNSAPAPAAAPLFGAAPSNTGSGSGSGDGSGGGFNFNFGSGGAGPSGGFSNPFTSGNAGGNSTQATTSAPGGMFTFGSSTPAGGSGGSAIFQFGSGTGSQPSQTSAPLFNGAASNTSVPSFTATAPSSQPSSMFTFGASQPSSGFNLAPPVGGSSTTGTNSPFNLGGGSSLATTPAGGTPEPSTQVKTNSNAADNNDEDGEKHEQISLTEGADRDEDILHEVRAKVLKFVPAGEASDAEEKKSKSPWATQGVGPLRLLKHKETNTVRLLLRAEPRGNVAMNRSVLPDLSYKADEKYVKMTTSNDKGDGLETWMIQVKTKDLAKSLAEALETHKALNKK, from the exons ATGGTTACTTTCGCCCTTCCCGGCGAGTACGACGCCGCGGATGCTGGAAGCAGCACTCCCATGTCACGTCCTCCTCTGCCCTTCGCGAAGCGCACCTACGTCGCGACGCCATATGCCCACAAGCGCCTGGGAACGCCTCACACAGCTCCATCGCGTAAGCTGCTGATAAAGCGTGATGAAGTATCATCGGGCTCCCTGAACCGAAACGGCGTCTCCTCCCGCAGCAACCTCTTCAAAGCCTCCGTCGCCGAGGACCTTCCGACGAGTTCCTTCTCGCCCAGCATCCCTCAGAGCACGATGAAGAAGGTCTTCGCCCCTGGTGTGACTCCCGAGCCGAGTCGCGTTTATCGCGAGTCCACTGCTCGCCCGACGCCTCGCGGCTTGGCCGCTCACTCCTCAGACAAGGAGCTGTTCAACATGCGAATCTCATCGCCGCCTCCAGAACTGACCGGCGAAGTCTTGGCAAACAAGGTGCCAAAGGACTGGAATTCTAAGGGATCCATCTATGCCGATCAGTTTTTGGCCCATCTCTGTCCTCCAGACCTCGACGACGAGCAGCGTCGCCAGTTCTTCTGCATTCTCGATCTCCGTCGACTGAAATATGCCGCCAACGAGATCTTCTCCAAGAAGACTTGGAAGCTCAACATTATGAACTTTGCCAAAGAGTTTGAAAAGAGCCGAAGCATTATTCTGCTTCGATATGGACTGTACGAGTTCCAGAGCGTTAAGCCGTCCAAGGAAGTTCTCAAGAGATGGCGACGAGAACATGGCCTGCCCGAtcccgaagaagaagaggaggaggaggaggccagCGGCACGCCGAGCAAGCCAACGTCCATCAAGAAGCGAAAGGCTGATGATGACCTTTCAAAGGAGACTGCTGATGCGACTGAGAATGTGGCAACAGCGAGCAAGCGAAGGGTTACCGTCACGGATGAGGTGGACGAGCCTACTGCCGTCACTCCTGCTCCTAACAAGAATAAGAGAAAGACTGTCACCAACGAAGGTTCGCCCGCCAAGTTGCAAAAAGCTACTCCATCTACCGCAAAGTCGCTCTTTGAAAAGATTGCCAGCAAGCCGGCTGCGACCCCCGCATCTCCCCTTGCGTCTCCCGCCGGTTCTCTGGCTGCTGCCTCTCCCGTTCCTTCTCCCACTCCCTTCAAATCGGTTGACAAGAATGCTGCCAATGGTAAACTGTCTCGCTCAGTGTTCAACAACTCTTTGAAGCCCCCGGTCAACGGCAGCGGCAACATCTTTGGCTATCTGTCCGATGCTAGCTCTGCAAAGAATAGCGGCATTGAAGCCGATGCCGAGAGTGAATCTGAGTCTGacgttgaagatgacgaagataaCGAAGATAGCCAAGAGGGTGCGCAGAGCGATGAGCCTAGCGGCGCAGCTAGCGGCGCGGGCGACGTTTCCTCTCAAGCTGGATCTAATCTATTTGGCACCAAGCCGTCAACCGGCTTTGGTACTGGTGTATCCAGCGCTGCTGGTACAAGGGATAGCACTCCAGGCCGCAGTCTCTTTGACCGTATCACAAAGGATCAAGATGGGCAACCAGTGCGAGCCGACGAGTCTGCGGATGAAATCGCCATCAAGAAACCAGCCTCATCCATCAACCAGACCTGGAATCCCACGACCCAACCCCTCAAATTTGCCCCTACCTCATCCGCTACCCAAAATGGTTCACTTTTCGGTAAAgccacctccacctccacctccattTTCGCGCCCAAGAGCACTGCACCATCCAACATTTTTGGAGTCTCTAAGCAAGACCAGAGCTCCAAAGCAAACACGCCTCTTTCGGAAGCCGACCTGGCTGGCGGAGAGTCTGATAAGGAAAATGACTCTCAACCTACCAAGAAGGTGTTTTCTGAACCCAAGGTGTCTGCCGTCCCAACCACTGGCGCGTCGCTCTTTGGTCTCAAGCCCGCTGTGGCCGAGCCCGTGAAAGTGAGCGAGCCTGCCAAGCCTGCAGCtaccgccaccaccaacctGTTTGGCGCCATCGGAAATTCTGAAGCAACCTCCAAGCTGTTTGGCGATGTCAAAACATCAATGCCTTCGGCGTCTACGGCTGCTCTGTTTGCTCCAAAGAAGGAAGCTGAGAAGCCCAAGGGTAATGGACTCTTTGGCAGCTCGGATGCCTCAAACGCAAACCCGTTGACTGGCGCGTCTGCAGCTCTCTTTGGCATCAAACCAGCGGCGCCGGCCGCAGCACCACCTTCTGCTCCCCTCTCCGCCCCTTCTCCTACCCCTACCACCAATCTATTTGGTACTGCACCCGCAGCACCACCCGCAACAACCACTCCAGTTACCTCGACTAACTTGTTTGGTGCCGCAGCCCCTGCACCTACTTCCACCTCCACATCTCTGTTTGGAGCCAGTACCCCTGCCTTCACTTCTGAGCCCGCCAAACCGAAGCCTGTCCTGTCCTCGTCCACCAACTTGTTTGGCGCCGCTGcccctgcagcagcaccaacCAGCTTGTTTGGTGCTCCGAGCGCCGTGCCGGCCAAGAAggatccttctcctcctgttGGGGGCCAGCCCACCGCCGCTGCGCCCCTATTTAGCTTTGGATCAGCGGCTGGTGCAGGCCCCAAGCCTACTGAGACTTCCCAGCAAGCTGCCAAATCTCTATTCGGAGCGGCTCCAAAGTCACCTCCAGCTTCATTCTCGACCACCAATTTGTTTGGTGGAAGTCCCATGAAGCAGGACGATGCATCACCAGCAAAGAAGCAGTTTACTGGTCTTGGCACTGATACTTCGGCGCCACCTCCTGTTTTCAACTTCGGCGCGGCAGGCGCAAGCTCAAACTCAAGTTCCAATTTGTTTGGTACCTCGATGAactctgctcctgctcccGCTGCAGCACCTCTCTTTGGTGCGGCCCCATCCAACACTGGATCTGGATCCGGATCTGGAGATGGCAGCGGTGGTGGTTTCAACTTCAACTTTGGATCGGGAGGAGCAGGACCTTCTGGTGGATTCAGCAATCCTTTCACATCTGGCAACGCCGGCGGGAACTCGACCCAGGCCACGACTTCGGCTCCTGGAGGCATGTTCACTTTCGGCTCGTCCACCCCGGCGGGAGGTTCCGGAGGCTCCGCAATATTCCAGTTTGGTAGCGGCACCGGAAGTCAGCCCTCGCAGACATCAGCACCTTTGTTTAATGGTGCGGCCTCGAACACGAGCGTGCCATCTTTTACTGCGACGGCTCCTTCCAGCCAGCCATCATCCATGTTTACCTTTGGAGCAAGCCAGCCTTCCTCCGGATTCAACCTCGCACCGCCAGTTGGTGGCTCCTCGACCACCGGGACAA ACTCTCCATTCAACCTTGGGGGAGGCTCTAGCTTGGCAACCACACCTGCCGGCGGGACTCCGGAACCATCGACCCAAGTGAAGACGAACAGCAATGCTGCTGATAAtaatgacgaagatggcgagaagCACGAGCAGATTAGCTTGACAGAAGGCGCGGATAGGGACGAAGACATTTTGCACGAAGTTCGCGCAAAAGTACTCAAGTTTGTTCCCGCTGGAGAAGCATCGGatgctgaagagaaaaagtctAAAAGCCCATGGGCTACCCAGGGAGTTGGGCCTCTACGCTTGTTGAAGCACAAAGAAACTAATACGGTGCGCCTGCTTCTGCGAGCGGAACCTAGAGGCAATGTTGCCATGAACCGGTCTGTACTGCCAGATCTATCTTACAAGGCAGATGAGAAGTATGTGAAAATGACTACGTCGAATGACAAGGGTGACGGCCTCGAAACCTGGATGATCCAGGTGAAGACGAAGGATTTGGCCAAGTCATTGGCCGAGGCGTTGGAGACACACAAGGCGTTAAACAAGAAATAA
- a CDS encoding uncharacterized protein (EggNog:ENOG41) yields the protein MSQSQHQSKEQQIADAQANLPLPEQPPKASDWNSADMRTTGVGSGRISGNAGTDAGAEAGLRGPAVKASEEVDMSKIGREGLDK from the coding sequence ATGTCTCAATCTCAGCACCAGTCCAAAGAACAGCAGATCGCCGATGCCCAGGCGAACCTACCGCTGCCCGAGCAGCCTCCCAAGGCATCAGACTGGAACTCTGCAGACATGCGCACCACGGGCGTGGGATCAGGGCGCATCAGCGGCAACGCGGGCACAGATGCGGGAGCTGAGGCGGGGCTGAGGGGCCCGGCAGTGAAGGCCAGCGAGGAGGTTGACATGAGCAAGATTGGAAGGGAAGGGCTGGACAAATAA
- a CDS encoding uncharacterized protein (BUSCO:EOG092D2P76~EggNog:ENOG41) — MFRRILTKMAESAPKRLKTDSSVLVGTHSGHFHADEALAVHMLRMLPAYRDSRLVRTRDPKTLETCHTVVDVGGEYDAQRNRYDHHQRGFDTTFPGKNTKLSSAGLVYMHFGRDLIAQSIQQAADNSTAADSSADVELLYNKIYENFIEAVDAHDNGISRYDRDALQAAGIEQRFSTGGFTLGAMVGRLNPNWNDPKPADADEAQQAEDQLFLTASRRIGEEFERTLDFMTKAWLPARTIVQQAFDQRAKHDPEGRILVIEGQSVPWKEHLYALEGEGNPSVLYVLYAESTNPGAKWRIQCVPETQDSFTSRKPLPEAWRGFRDAELDGVCGVDGCVFVHAAGFIGGNKTFEGAMEMATKALAL; from the coding sequence ATGTTCCGTCGAATCCTGACCAAAATGGCCGAATCAGCTCCCAAGCGCCTCAAGACCGACAGCAGCGTCCTCGTCGGCACGCACAGCGGCCACTTCCACGCCGACGAGGCCCTCGCCGTGCACATGCTGCGCATGCTGCCCGCCTACCGCGACAGCCGCCTGGTGCGCACGCGCGACCCCAAGACGCTCGAGACGTGCCACACCGTCGTCGACGTCGGCGGCGAGTACGACGCCCAGCGCAACCGCTACGACCACCACCAGCGCGGCTTCGACACCACCTTTCCCGGCAAGAACACCAAGCTGTCGAGCGCGGGGCTGGTCTACATGCACTTTGGCCGCGACCTGATTGCCCAGAGCATCCAGCAGGCGGCCGACAATAGCACTGCTGCTGACTCCAGCGCCGACGTCGAGCTGCTGTACAACAAAATCTACGAAAACTTCATCGAGGCCGTCGACGCCCACGACAACGGCATCTCGCGCTACGACCGGGACGCCCTCCAGGCCGCCGGCATCGAGCAGCGCTTCAGCACCGGCGGCTTCACCCTCGGCGCCATGGTCGGCCGCCTGAACCCCAACTGGAACGACCCCAAGCccgccgacgccgacgagGCCCAGCAGGCCGAGGACCAGCTCTTCCTGACGGCCAGCCGCCGCATCGGCGAGGAGTTTGAGCGCACCCTCGACTTCATGACAAAGGCCTGGCTGCCCGCCCGCACCATTGTCCAGCAGGCCTTTGACCAGCGCGCCAAGCACGACCCGGAGGGCcgcatcctcgtcatcgagGGTCAGAGCGTGCCCTGGAAGGAGCACCTGTATGCTCTCGAGGGCGAGGGCAACCCTTCGGTGCTGTACGTGCTCTACGCCGAGAGCACCAACCCCGGTGCCAAGTGGAGGATCCAGTGCGTGCCCGAGACGCAAGACTCCTTCACCAGCCGGAAGCCATTGCCCGAGGCGTGGAGGGGATTCCGTGACGCCGAGCTGGATGGCGTTTGCGGAGTCGATGGCTGCGTCTTCGTCCATGCGGCGGGCTTCATTGGCGGTAACAAGACGTTCGAGGGCGCCATGGAGATGGCTACCAAGGCATTGGCAttgtaa